A single window of Aphidius gifuensis isolate YNYX2018 linkage group LG1, ASM1490517v1, whole genome shotgun sequence DNA harbors:
- the LOC122860917 gene encoding matrix metalloproteinase-19 isoform X1 yields MKLMLFSYVTRILILVFVICVKTREAIPVTALSENNAMSYLSQFGYLPPTNPTSGGFITQETMTKAISEFQSFAGLNVTGDLDNETSTLMSLPRCGVKDKVGASSDGRSKRYALQGSRWRVKKLTYKISKYPRILEKSAVDKDVSRAFSVWSEYTDLTFTQKRSGQVHIEIRFERGEHGDGDPFDGPGGTLAHAYFPVYGGDAHFDDSEHWSINSYRGTNLFQVAAHEFGHSLGLSHSDVKSALMAPFYRGYEPNFILDSDDIQGIQALYGQQTLSSSGSESTDTKVNSKTTVPPPGEEDTQLCSDSKIDTMFDSAEGHSYAFKGDHYWKLTTDGIASGYPRLISNSWHGLPGNIDAAFTYKNGKTYFFKGSKYWRYIGKKIDGDYPKDISEGFTGIPDNIDAATVWTGNGKIYFYKGTKFWRFDPAQRPPVKSTYPKLISNWEGIPNNIDAALTYHGYTYFFKGDMYYRFNDRTFSVDVADPAFPRSTAYWWFGCRSASRGTLGNIEWKNRIPESSYISGNLEELGGDLGDNESRDDVDDIILDAGGSDEQLVTSSNHRDVNNSGDSFISTSRNNHFNQIMIITIILILRFLTTT; encoded by the exons atgaagcTAATGTTGTTCAGTTACGTCACTCGGATTTTAATCCTCGTGTTTGTGATTTGTGTAAAAACGCGGGAAGCTATTCCTGTAACTGCACTCTCGGAAAATAATGCAATG agtTATTTGTCACAATTTGGATATTTACCACCGACAAATCCAACGAGTGGTGGATTCATCACCCAGGAAACAATGACCAAAGCCATTTCGGAATTTCAATCATTCGCTGGACTAAATGTTacag gTGATTTAGATAATGAAACATCTACCCTCATGTCACTGCCAAGATGCGGAGTCAAGGACAAAGTTGGTGCTAGTTCTGATGGTAGATCAAAACGTTATGCACTtcaag gttCAAGATGgcgtgttaaaaaattaacatataaaataagtaaatacccacgtatacttgaaaaaagtGCTGTTGATAAAGATGTATCACGTGCATTTTCAGTATGGTCAGAATATACTGATTTAACATTTACCCAAAAACGTAGTGGTCAAGTACATATAGAAATAAGATTTGAACGTGGTGAACATGGTGATGGTGATCCATTTGATGGTCCTGGTGGTACACTAGCACACGCATATTTTCCAGTATACGGTGGTGATGCACATTTTGATGATTCCGAACATTGGAGTATAAATAGTTACCGtggtacaaatttatttcaagttgcTGCACATGAATTTGGTCATTCACTTGGTCTCAGTCATAGTGATGTTAAATCAGCACTTATGGCACCATTTTATCGTGGCTATGAACCAAATTTTATACTCGACAGTGATGACATACAAGGCATTcag gCATTATATGGACAAcaaacattatcatcatctggtTCTGAAAGTACTGATACTAAagtaaattcaaaaacaacCGTACCACCACCTGGTGAAGAGGATACACAATTATGTAGTGATTCAAAAATAGATACAATGTTTGATTCAGCTGAAGGACATTCTTATGCATTTAAAGGTGATCATTATTGGAAATTAACAACTGATGGAATTGCCAGTGGTTATCCAAGACTCATTAGTAATTCATGGCATGGTTTACCAGGAAATATTGATGCAgcatttacatataaaaatggaaaaacttattttttcaag GGATCAAAATATTGGAGAtatattggtaaaaaaattgatggtgATTATCCAAAAGATATTAGTGAAGGTTTTACTGGTATACCAGATAATATTGATGCAGCAACAGTATGGACTGGTaatggtaaaatatatttttataaaggaACAAAATTTTGGCGTTTTGATCCAGCTCAAAGACCACCAGTTAAAAGTACATAtccaaaattaatatcaaactGGGAAGGTAtaccaaataatattgatgctgCACTGACTTATCATGGATACACGTATTTCTTCAAGGGCGACATGTATTATCGGTTTAATGACCGCACATTctca gTTGATGTTGCCGATCCAGCATTTCCAAGGTCAACAGCATACTGGTGGTTTGGTTGTAGATCAGCAAGTCGTGGTACTTTAGGTAATATTGAGTGGAAAAATCGTATACCAGAATCAAGTTATATATCTGGTAATTTGGAGGAACTTGGTGGTGATCTTGGTGACAACGAGAGTcgtgatgatgttgatgacaTTATATTAGATGCAG GAGGTTCTGACGAGCAGCTTGTAACATCATCAAATCATCGTGATGTTAATAACAGTGGAGATTCATTCATATCAACATCaagaaataatcattttaatcaaattatgattattacaattattcttATATTGAGGTTTTTAACAACAACGTAA
- the LOC122860917 gene encoding matrix metalloproteinase-14 isoform X4 has protein sequence MKLMLFSYVTRILILVFVICVKTREAIPVTALSENNAMSYLSQFGYLPPTNPTSGGFITQETMTKAISEFQSFAGLNVTGDLDNETSTLMSLPRCGVKDKVGASSDGRSKRYALQGSRWRVKKLTYKISKYPRILEKSAVDKDVSRAFSVWSEYTDLTFTQKRSGQVHIEIRFERGEHGDGDPFDGPGGTLAHAYFPVYGGDAHFDDSEHWSINSYRGTNLFQVAAHEFGHSLGLSHSDVKSALMAPFYRGYEPNFILDSDDIQGIQALYGQQTLSSSGSESTDTKVNSKTTVPPPGEEDTQLCSDSKIDTMFDSAEGHSYAFKGDHYWKLTTDGIASGYPRLISNSWHGLPGNIDAAFTYKNGKTYFFKGSKYWRYIGKKIDGDYPKDISEGFTGIPDNIDAATVWTGNGKIYFYKGTKFWRFDPAQRPPVKSTYPKLISNWEGIPNNIDAALTYHGYTYFFKGDMYYRFNDRTFSVDVADPAFPRSTAYWWFGCRSASRGTLDGRNLKLGSHGYLKK, from the exons atgaagcTAATGTTGTTCAGTTACGTCACTCGGATTTTAATCCTCGTGTTTGTGATTTGTGTAAAAACGCGGGAAGCTATTCCTGTAACTGCACTCTCGGAAAATAATGCAATG agtTATTTGTCACAATTTGGATATTTACCACCGACAAATCCAACGAGTGGTGGATTCATCACCCAGGAAACAATGACCAAAGCCATTTCGGAATTTCAATCATTCGCTGGACTAAATGTTacag gTGATTTAGATAATGAAACATCTACCCTCATGTCACTGCCAAGATGCGGAGTCAAGGACAAAGTTGGTGCTAGTTCTGATGGTAGATCAAAACGTTATGCACTtcaag gttCAAGATGgcgtgttaaaaaattaacatataaaataagtaaatacccacgtatacttgaaaaaagtGCTGTTGATAAAGATGTATCACGTGCATTTTCAGTATGGTCAGAATATACTGATTTAACATTTACCCAAAAACGTAGTGGTCAAGTACATATAGAAATAAGATTTGAACGTGGTGAACATGGTGATGGTGATCCATTTGATGGTCCTGGTGGTACACTAGCACACGCATATTTTCCAGTATACGGTGGTGATGCACATTTTGATGATTCCGAACATTGGAGTATAAATAGTTACCGtggtacaaatttatttcaagttgcTGCACATGAATTTGGTCATTCACTTGGTCTCAGTCATAGTGATGTTAAATCAGCACTTATGGCACCATTTTATCGTGGCTATGAACCAAATTTTATACTCGACAGTGATGACATACAAGGCATTcag gCATTATATGGACAAcaaacattatcatcatctggtTCTGAAAGTACTGATACTAAagtaaattcaaaaacaacCGTACCACCACCTGGTGAAGAGGATACACAATTATGTAGTGATTCAAAAATAGATACAATGTTTGATTCAGCTGAAGGACATTCTTATGCATTTAAAGGTGATCATTATTGGAAATTAACAACTGATGGAATTGCCAGTGGTTATCCAAGACTCATTAGTAATTCATGGCATGGTTTACCAGGAAATATTGATGCAgcatttacatataaaaatggaaaaacttattttttcaag GGATCAAAATATTGGAGAtatattggtaaaaaaattgatggtgATTATCCAAAAGATATTAGTGAAGGTTTTACTGGTATACCAGATAATATTGATGCAGCAACAGTATGGACTGGTaatggtaaaatatatttttataaaggaACAAAATTTTGGCGTTTTGATCCAGCTCAAAGACCACCAGTTAAAAGTACATAtccaaaattaatatcaaactGGGAAGGTAtaccaaataatattgatgctgCACTGACTTATCATGGATACACGTATTTCTTCAAGGGCGACATGTATTATCGGTTTAATGACCGCACATTctca gTTGATGTTGCCGATCCAGCATTTCCAAGGTCAACAGCATACTGGTGGTTTGGTTGTAGATCAGCAAGTCGTGGTACTTTAG ACGGAAGAAACCTGAAACTCGGTTCCCAtggatatttgaaaaaatga
- the LOC122860917 gene encoding matrix metalloproteinase-14 isoform X3 — protein sequence MKLMLFSYVTRILILVFVICVKTREAIPVTALSENNAMSYLSQFGYLPPTNPTSGGFITQETMTKAISEFQSFAGLNVTGDLDNETSTLMSLPRCGVKDKVGASSDGRSKRYALQGSRWRVKKLTYKISKYPRILEKSAVDKDVSRAFSVWSEYTDLTFTQKRSGQVHIEIRFERGEHGDGDPFDGPGGTLAHAYFPVYGGDAHFDDSEHWSINSYRGTNLFQVAAHEFGHSLGLSHSDVKSALMAPFYRGYEPNFILDSDDIQGIQALYGQQTLSSSGSESTDTKVNSKTTVPPPGEEDTQLCSDSKIDTMFDSAEGHSYAFKGDHYWKLTTDGIASGYPRLISNSWHGLPGNIDAAFTYKNGKTYFFKGSKYWRYIGKKIDGDYPKDISEGFTGIPDNIDAATVWTGNGKIYFYKGTKFWRFDPAQRPPVKSTYPKLISNWEGIPNNIDAALTYHGYTYFFKGDMYYRFNDRTFSVDVADPAFPRSTAYWWFGCRSASRGTLGGSDEQLVTSSNHRDVNNSGDSFISTSRNNHFNQIMIITIILILRFLTTT from the exons atgaagcTAATGTTGTTCAGTTACGTCACTCGGATTTTAATCCTCGTGTTTGTGATTTGTGTAAAAACGCGGGAAGCTATTCCTGTAACTGCACTCTCGGAAAATAATGCAATG agtTATTTGTCACAATTTGGATATTTACCACCGACAAATCCAACGAGTGGTGGATTCATCACCCAGGAAACAATGACCAAAGCCATTTCGGAATTTCAATCATTCGCTGGACTAAATGTTacag gTGATTTAGATAATGAAACATCTACCCTCATGTCACTGCCAAGATGCGGAGTCAAGGACAAAGTTGGTGCTAGTTCTGATGGTAGATCAAAACGTTATGCACTtcaag gttCAAGATGgcgtgttaaaaaattaacatataaaataagtaaatacccacgtatacttgaaaaaagtGCTGTTGATAAAGATGTATCACGTGCATTTTCAGTATGGTCAGAATATACTGATTTAACATTTACCCAAAAACGTAGTGGTCAAGTACATATAGAAATAAGATTTGAACGTGGTGAACATGGTGATGGTGATCCATTTGATGGTCCTGGTGGTACACTAGCACACGCATATTTTCCAGTATACGGTGGTGATGCACATTTTGATGATTCCGAACATTGGAGTATAAATAGTTACCGtggtacaaatttatttcaagttgcTGCACATGAATTTGGTCATTCACTTGGTCTCAGTCATAGTGATGTTAAATCAGCACTTATGGCACCATTTTATCGTGGCTATGAACCAAATTTTATACTCGACAGTGATGACATACAAGGCATTcag gCATTATATGGACAAcaaacattatcatcatctggtTCTGAAAGTACTGATACTAAagtaaattcaaaaacaacCGTACCACCACCTGGTGAAGAGGATACACAATTATGTAGTGATTCAAAAATAGATACAATGTTTGATTCAGCTGAAGGACATTCTTATGCATTTAAAGGTGATCATTATTGGAAATTAACAACTGATGGAATTGCCAGTGGTTATCCAAGACTCATTAGTAATTCATGGCATGGTTTACCAGGAAATATTGATGCAgcatttacatataaaaatggaaaaacttattttttcaag GGATCAAAATATTGGAGAtatattggtaaaaaaattgatggtgATTATCCAAAAGATATTAGTGAAGGTTTTACTGGTATACCAGATAATATTGATGCAGCAACAGTATGGACTGGTaatggtaaaatatatttttataaaggaACAAAATTTTGGCGTTTTGATCCAGCTCAAAGACCACCAGTTAAAAGTACATAtccaaaattaatatcaaactGGGAAGGTAtaccaaataatattgatgctgCACTGACTTATCATGGATACACGTATTTCTTCAAGGGCGACATGTATTATCGGTTTAATGACCGCACATTctca gTTGATGTTGCCGATCCAGCATTTCCAAGGTCAACAGCATACTGGTGGTTTGGTTGTAGATCAGCAAGTCGTGGTACTTTAG GAGGTTCTGACGAGCAGCTTGTAACATCATCAAATCATCGTGATGTTAATAACAGTGGAGATTCATTCATATCAACATCaagaaataatcattttaatcaaattatgattattacaattattcttATATTGAGGTTTTTAACAACAACGTAA
- the LOC122860918 gene encoding O-glucosyltransferase rumi homolog: protein MDKLIILLLFLTLLLNPIKSNDSQCSIDSTESCLQKNVKTSSKLSIKDIDNKYKKFYEAINNAEDNYQECELKKCGCFKNVINNDLKTFKKDGISEKLIEQSRQRGTIYQIINGSLYRSKDCMFPSRCAGVEYFIKKIINNMTNIEFVLNTRDYPQSNKIFGQSLPIFSFSKTLEYFDIMYPAWSFWEGGPAISLYPRGLGRWDQHRKSLNNAADNNEWNNKIDKAFFRGSRTSDERDNLVYLSRNKPDLVDAQYTKNQAWKSDKDTLGRPPSSEVSLEDHCKYKYLFNYRGVAASFRHKHLFLCNSLVFHVGDEWLEFYYESMKPWIHYIPVEKNASQDELEDLITFAKENYSISKKIAQRGRDFIWYKLRMADVTCYWKSLLKKYSKLLTYQVKLRPDLIKLT, encoded by the exons atggataagttaataattttattgttatttttaactcTATTATTAAATCcaattaaatcaaatgattCACAGTGTTCAATTGACAGCACAGAATcatgtttacaaaaaaatgtcaaaacatcatcaaaattatcaataaaag acatagataataaatacaaaaaattttatgaagcTATAAATAATGCTGAAGATAATTATCAAGaatgtgaattaaaaaaatgtggttgttttaaaaatgttattaataatgatttaaaaacatttaaaaaagatggaattagtgaaaaattaattgaacaatCAAGACAAag aggaacaatttatcaaattataaatggtAGTTTGTATAGATCAAAAGATTGTATGTTTCCATCAAGATGTGCTGGTGTtgagtattttattaaaaaaataataaacaacatgACAAATATTGAATTTGTATTAAACACAAGAGATTATCCTCAATCCAACAAAATATTTGGTCAATCATTgccaattttttcattcagtaag ACTTTAGAGTATTTTGATATAATGTATCCAGCTTGGTCATTTTGGGAAGGTGGTCCAGCAATATCATTGTATCCACGAGGTCTAGGAAGATGGGATCAACACAGAAAATCACTAAACAATGCtgctgataataatgaatggaataataaaattgataaagcaTTTTTTCGTGGATCAAGAACAAGTGATGAACGtgataatttagtttatttaagtAGAAATAAACCAGATTTAGTTGATGCACAATATACGAAAAATCAAGCATGGAAATCAGATAAA GATACACTTGGTAGACCACCATCATCAGAAGTTTCACTAGAAGATCATTGTAAAtataagtatttatttaattatcgtGGTGTTGCTGCATCATTCAGacataaacatttatttttatgtaattcaTTGGTATTTCATGTTGGAGATGAATggcttgaattttattatgagTCAATGAAACCTTGGATTCATTATAttccagttgaaaaaaatgccAGTCAAGATGAATTGGa agATCTCATAACATTTGCCAAAGAAAATTATAgtatatccaaaaaaattgcTCAACGTGGAAGAGATTTTATTTGGTATAAATTACGAATGGCTGATGTAACATGTTACTGGAAATCATTActtaaaaaatactcaaagTTATTAACATATCAAGTCAAATTAAGACctgatttgataaaattgacttAA
- the LOC122860917 gene encoding matrix metalloproteinase-14 isoform X2, whose protein sequence is MKLMLFSYVTRILILVFVICVKTREAIPVTALSENNAMSYLSQFGYLPPTNPTSGGFITQETMTKAISEFQSFAGLNVTGDLDNETSTLMSLPRCGVKDKVGASSDGRSKRYALQGSRWRVKKLTYKISKYPRILEKSAVDKDVSRAFSVWSEYTDLTFTQKRSGQVHIEIRFERGEHGDGDPFDGPGGTLAHAYFPVYGGDAHFDDSEHWSINSYRGTNLFQVAAHEFGHSLGLSHSDVKSALMAPFYRGYEPNFILDSDDIQGIQALYGQQTLSSSGSESTDTKVNSKTTVPPPGEEDTQLCSDSKIDTMFDSAEGHSYAFKGDHYWKLTTDGIASGYPRLISNSWHGLPGNIDAAFTYKNGKTYFFKGSKYWRYIGKKIDGDYPKDISEGFTGIPDNIDAATVWTGNGKIYFYKGTKFWRFDPAQRPPVKSTYPKLISNWEGIPNNIDAALTYHGYTYFFKGDMYYRFNDRTFSVDVADPAFPRSTAYWWFGCRSASRGTLGNIEWKNRIPESSYISGNLEELGGDLGDNESRDDVDDIILDADGRNLKLGSHGYLKK, encoded by the exons atgaagcTAATGTTGTTCAGTTACGTCACTCGGATTTTAATCCTCGTGTTTGTGATTTGTGTAAAAACGCGGGAAGCTATTCCTGTAACTGCACTCTCGGAAAATAATGCAATG agtTATTTGTCACAATTTGGATATTTACCACCGACAAATCCAACGAGTGGTGGATTCATCACCCAGGAAACAATGACCAAAGCCATTTCGGAATTTCAATCATTCGCTGGACTAAATGTTacag gTGATTTAGATAATGAAACATCTACCCTCATGTCACTGCCAAGATGCGGAGTCAAGGACAAAGTTGGTGCTAGTTCTGATGGTAGATCAAAACGTTATGCACTtcaag gttCAAGATGgcgtgttaaaaaattaacatataaaataagtaaatacccacgtatacttgaaaaaagtGCTGTTGATAAAGATGTATCACGTGCATTTTCAGTATGGTCAGAATATACTGATTTAACATTTACCCAAAAACGTAGTGGTCAAGTACATATAGAAATAAGATTTGAACGTGGTGAACATGGTGATGGTGATCCATTTGATGGTCCTGGTGGTACACTAGCACACGCATATTTTCCAGTATACGGTGGTGATGCACATTTTGATGATTCCGAACATTGGAGTATAAATAGTTACCGtggtacaaatttatttcaagttgcTGCACATGAATTTGGTCATTCACTTGGTCTCAGTCATAGTGATGTTAAATCAGCACTTATGGCACCATTTTATCGTGGCTATGAACCAAATTTTATACTCGACAGTGATGACATACAAGGCATTcag gCATTATATGGACAAcaaacattatcatcatctggtTCTGAAAGTACTGATACTAAagtaaattcaaaaacaacCGTACCACCACCTGGTGAAGAGGATACACAATTATGTAGTGATTCAAAAATAGATACAATGTTTGATTCAGCTGAAGGACATTCTTATGCATTTAAAGGTGATCATTATTGGAAATTAACAACTGATGGAATTGCCAGTGGTTATCCAAGACTCATTAGTAATTCATGGCATGGTTTACCAGGAAATATTGATGCAgcatttacatataaaaatggaaaaacttattttttcaag GGATCAAAATATTGGAGAtatattggtaaaaaaattgatggtgATTATCCAAAAGATATTAGTGAAGGTTTTACTGGTATACCAGATAATATTGATGCAGCAACAGTATGGACTGGTaatggtaaaatatatttttataaaggaACAAAATTTTGGCGTTTTGATCCAGCTCAAAGACCACCAGTTAAAAGTACATAtccaaaattaatatcaaactGGGAAGGTAtaccaaataatattgatgctgCACTGACTTATCATGGATACACGTATTTCTTCAAGGGCGACATGTATTATCGGTTTAATGACCGCACATTctca gTTGATGTTGCCGATCCAGCATTTCCAAGGTCAACAGCATACTGGTGGTTTGGTTGTAGATCAGCAAGTCGTGGTACTTTAGGTAATATTGAGTGGAAAAATCGTATACCAGAATCAAGTTATATATCTGGTAATTTGGAGGAACTTGGTGGTGATCTTGGTGACAACGAGAGTcgtgatgatgttgatgacaTTATATTAGATGCAG ACGGAAGAAACCTGAAACTCGGTTCCCAtggatatttgaaaaaatga